A section of the Pseudanabaena mucicola str. Chao 1806 genome encodes:
- a CDS encoding type II toxin-antitoxin system VapC family toxin codes for MIVLLDAGPLGILTNPKATSLNLECRQWMKELLLKNYRVILPEIADYEVRRELIRAKRIEGIQRLDDWKSRLEYQPLTTATMLKAAEFWAEARQTGKPTASPESLDGDVILAAQASLIAESQGDRIVVVATTNVGHLERFINAKYWQAIA; via the coding sequence ATGATAGTTTTACTTGATGCTGGTCCTTTGGGAATTTTGACAAACCCTAAAGCTACATCACTAAATTTAGAATGTCGGCAATGGATGAAAGAATTGCTTTTAAAGAATTACCGCGTAATTTTGCCAGAAATAGCTGATTATGAAGTTAGAAGAGAATTGATCAGAGCTAAGCGTATAGAGGGCATACAGAGATTAGATGACTGGAAATCACGGCTCGAATATCAACCCCTGACTACAGCAACGATGTTGAAAGCTGCTGAATTTTGGGCAGAAGCAAGACAGACAGGTAAACCAACAGCCAGTCCAGAATCCCTAGATGGCGATGTCATCCTTGCCGCGCAAGCATCACTAATTGCCGAATCACAGGGCGATCGCATTGTCGTAGTAGCGACAACAAACGTGGGACATTTGGAAAGATTTATAAACGCCAAATACTGGCAAGCGATCGCCTAA
- a CDS encoding XisI protein codes for MATTDNTLDSWRKTLETLLQYYADLPYRYGDVSAYVVVSRDRNHFMLMREGWENSRRVHGCVVHAEIRNDKIWIHYDGIEDGITDELVAAGVPKDHIVLAFHPPQVREHTGYALA; via the coding sequence ATGGCAACCACAGATAACACCCTAGACTCATGGCGCAAAACCCTAGAAACTTTGCTCCAATACTATGCCGATCTTCCATATCGTTATGGAGACGTGAGTGCTTACGTTGTCGTTAGCCGCGATCGCAACCATTTCATGCTGATGCGCGAAGGATGGGAAAACAGTCGGCGAGTACATGGATGTGTTGTTCATGCCGAAATTCGTAATGACAAAATCTGGATTCACTATGATGGTATTGAAGATGGAATTACTGATGAACTAGTTGCAGCAGGAGTTCCCAAAGATCATATTGTCCTAGCTTTTCATCCGCCTCAAGTGAGAGAGCATACTGGATATGCTTTGGCATAA
- a CDS encoding helix-turn-helix domain-containing protein, with protein sequence MAKTSDALKIIDGLTSDDSEMENLIREASLNAIVAQLIYEARTARGLTQKQLADRVGTKQSAIARLEDADYDGHSLSMLQKIAGALNQKVEIKFSAIAS encoded by the coding sequence ATGGCTAAGACTAGTGATGCACTTAAAATCATTGATGGTTTGACTAGTGATGATTCTGAAATGGAGAATCTGATTAGGGAAGCTTCGCTTAATGCGATTGTGGCTCAACTTATCTATGAGGCGAGGACTGCTAGGGGTTTGACGCAGAAACAACTTGCCGATCGCGTTGGCACTAAGCAATCGGCGATCGCTAGGCTTGAGGATGCTGATTATGATGGTCATTCTCTGTCAATGTTACAGAAAATTGCTGGCGCTCTCAATCAAAAAGTTGAAATTAAGTTTTCAGCGATCGCTTCTTGA